The Paenibacillus sp. RC334 nucleotide sequence TAACTCGATACCTACGGCGGAAGGCGCACTGATGATGGCGATTCAGCATACGGATTTTACGATTCATGGTGCAAATTGTATGGTTCTGGGCATGGGACGGACTGGATTTACCATGGCCAGGGCGCTACAAGGATTGGGAGCCAGAGTGAAGGTCGGGGTACGTAGGGCAGAAGATGCGGCGAGAGCGGTAGAAATGGGCTGGAAGCCTTTTATGACAAGGGATTTGGCGGATGAGACTCAGGGAGTTGACTTGATTTTTAATACGATACCCTCTATGATTATCACAGCGCAAATCCTGTCTAAATTGCCACAGGCTACCGTGATTATTGACCTTGCTTCCGCCCCGGGCGGGTGTGATTTTCGTTTTGCGGAAAAGCGTGGAATTACGGCCATGCTCGCCCCCGGTCTTCCCGGTATTGTCGCTCCCAAAACTGCTGGTGCCATTATAGCGAATACGCTGGTGCAGTTGTTAATGGAAGATAATCCTGATCGGGGTGATGCGTAATGAGTTGGCAAGGGAAAACGGTAGGTTATGCAATTACAGGTTCACACTGCACATTTGAAGAGGTTATGCCTGTTATACAGCGTTTTGTTGACGAGGGCGCGAAGGTTGTTCCCATTATATCCAATACGGTATTAACAACGGATACCCGCTTCGGTACTTCGCAAAGTTGGCAAAAACAGTTGAAAGATATAACAGGGAATGATATCATTTCTACAATTGTGGAGGCTGAGCCACTGGGTCCCTCCCAAATACTCGATGTACTGGTGATTGCACCCTTGACGGGGAATTCGATGAGTAAGCTGGCGAATGCCATGACAGACAGTCCGGTTCTGATGGCCGCCAAGGCCCAATTGCGCAACGGTCGTCCACTTCTTTTGGCCATATCAACCAATGATGGGCTTGGTTTGAATGCTGCGAATATCGCCAAGTTACTGGTAGCCAAAAATATATTTTTTGTGCCGTTCGGACAGGACAATCCAGTTAAAAAGCCCAATTCACTTGTGGCTGACATGGAGCTGATTCCAGAAGCCGCTTACGCTGCTATGCAGGGCAAACAGCTTCAACCGATGATTGTGGAACGCAAGACTCCATGAAGTACTATAGTTAACTGCTGAGCATCCCTCGCCTAGAAGATGATTCGATGATGCATCGGGTCTAATTTCTTGTTGGCGGTGGATGCTTTCAGAATAAAAAAATGGTTTTTTAGTCGAGAAGGGGAGATACACCAGATGAGCAATAGAAAGTTTAATGTAGCTGTCGTTGGAGCGACAGGCGCCGTAGGAGAACAAATCGTAAATCTGCTGGAAAAACGGGATTTTCCTGTGGATAAAATTAAATTTCTTTCTTCGCCTCGTTCTGCCGGCACTTTAATTAGCTTTAAAGGTCAGCAAATTCCAGTAGAGATTGCAACCCCCGACAGCTTTGAAGGAATCGACATTGCCTTGTTCAGCGCAGGCGGAGACGTAAGTAAGGAACTGGCACCACATGCTGTTCGTCATGGCGCAGTATGCATTGACAACACAAACGCCTTCCGGATGGATCCTACAGCTCCTCTTGTCGTTCCTGAGGTGAACAGCGACAAAATTGCCAAGCATCAAGGGATCATTGCCAACCCGAACTGCTCCACCATCCAGATGGTAGCTGCTTTGAAACCATTATATGATCAGTATGGCATTTCCCGTATCATCGTATCCACATATCAAGCGGTGTCCGGGGCTGGAAGCCGTGCCATTGATGAACTGAATCGTCAAAGTGCAGCGATCCTTAACGGTGAAGAAGTTCAGCCTGATCTGCTGCCAGTCGGTTCATTGCCGGTGAAGCATCAAATTGCTTTCAATGCTATCCCGCAAATCGACAAATTCCAGGACAACGGCTATACACTGGAAGAAATGAAAATGGTACTTGAAACGAAAAAAATATTGGATGATGAATCCGTGGACGTAACAGCAACGTGTGTACGTATTCCTGTCGTATACGGACACTCGGAATCCGTCTATGTAGAGCTTAAAAAAGATTATGATTTGGAAGAAATCCGCAATCTGCTTGCTTCGGCACCGGGAGTAACCCTGGTAGACAATCCTGCTGCGCAGCTCTATCCGCTGGCATCCGAAGCCGCAGGGAAACCTGACGTATTCGTTGGACGTGTACGTCGTGATTTGGGCAACAGCCGTGGATTGAATCTGTGGGTCGTATCCGACAACCTGCTCAAGGGAGCAGCATGGAACGCGGTGCAAATCGCGGAGATTATTGCTGCAAATGCGGAATAACGTTCCTGAAGCAGGGAGTAAGATGGGGGAAAAGCGATGAGTATTTTAGTACAGAAATTTGGGGGAACCTCGCTGTCCACACCCGAAGCGCGTCAACTGGTGCTAGGACATGTGAAGCGAGAGCTGGAACAACATTTTCAACTGGTTGTCGTTGTGTCGGCCATGGGGCGGAAAGGAGAGCCTTATGCCACGGACACGCTGCTCGAATGGGCGGCGTCTAACGGCGACAGTCTTCCTAAGCGTGAACGGGATTTACTGCTGTGCTGTGGTGAAATCATTTCTGCCGCTACATTATGCAGCCTGATGGAAAATGAAGGTATTCCTGCTACGGTGCTGACTGGGGCACAGGCGGGCTTTATTACGGATGATCAATACGGCAATGCTCGTATTTTGGATATAAAGCCAGACCGTATCGTGGAAGAGCTGAACCAGGGCCGTGTCGTCATTGTGACAGGCTTCCAGGGTCAGACTGTAAGCGGTGATATGACTACCTTGGGTCGTGGTGGCAGCGATACTTCCGCTACCGCTCTGGGTGCCGCTCTACAAGCGGACATGGTAGACATTTATACGGATGTGAACGGCATCTTGACCGCCGATCCGCGCATCGTGGAAAATGCAAAACCGCTTGCCCATGTCAGCTATACGGAGATTTGTAATATGGCTCATCAGGGGGCAAAGGTTATCCATCCCCGTGCTGTTGAAATTGCCATGCAGGCGAATATTCCGGTTCGGGTTCGCTCTACCTTTTCCGAAGGGGAAGGAACGCTGGTCACCCATCCGGAGGGCTTTAAGGACGTACAGGCAGACATCGTTGACCGTTTCGTGACCGGTATTGCGTATGTCGGCAACGTCACACAAATTACCGTAGAATTAAAGCCAGGCTCGGAGCATTTGCAATTACAAGTATTCAAATCCATGGCTGAGCATGGAATCAGCGTCGATTTTATTAATGTAACTCCATCCGGAGCGGTTTATACCGTGTTCGATGCTGATGGAAGCAAAGCGGTTGAAGTACTGAACGGTCTGGGCTTGGAGCCTAAAATTTTGGCAGGGTGCGCTAAAGTATCCGTCATAGGCGGCGGTATCAATGGGGTACCTGGCATTATGGCGACGATTGTAGAGGCATTGGCAGAATCAGACGTACAGATTCTTCAATCGGCAGATTCCAACACGACGATTTGGGTACTCGTTAAAAAAGAAGATATGGTGCAGGCTGTACGCGCATTGCATAATAAATTTGAACTCCATCAATAGGCGCAATGTCCGTGCTCGGACTTGCAAAAAAAGGAGGCAGCATGGTGAACTTCGGCAGACTGATTACCGCAATGGTGACACCTTTTGATCAGCAAGGAGAGATTAACTGGACTGCATTGTCCTCGTTGATTGATTATTTAATAGAAGAACAACATTCGGAGTCTCTTGTCGTATCAGGAACGACGGGCGAGTCTCCTACCCTGAGCGATGATGAAAAAATCAAGTTGTTTGCATTTACTGTAGAAAAAGCAGCCGGACGATGTAAAATCATTGCCGGTACCGGTAGCAACAATACACGTCACTCCATTCATCTGACCCGTGCTGCGGAGCAGGCGGGGGTAGACGGTATTTTGCTGGTAGTGCCTTATTACAATAAACCGAATCAGGAAGGGATGTATCAGCATTTTGAAAGTATTGCAAATTCCACATCCCTTCCAGTCATACTGTATAATGTACCAAGCCGTACCGCAGCCAGCTTGACCGTGGAAACGACGCTGCGTCTTGCGCAAATCTCTAACATTGTAGGAACCAAAGAATGCGCGTCGCTGGCGCAGGTCACACAGATTGCAGCCGCAGCTCCGGAGGGATTCTTCATTTATTCGGGGGATGACGCTTCCGGGTTGCCTGCTATGGCTGTAGGGGCTTATGGTATTATCAGCGTGGCGAGTCATGTAGTAGGCGCAGAAATGAAGCAGATGATTGATGCACTTGTAGGGGGACACGCACAGCAGGCAGCAAAATTGCATCAGCAGTTGTTTCCGGTTTTCAAGGGTTTGTTCGGCTGTCCTCATCCGCTGCCTAATCCGGTGGCTGTAAAATATGCATTGGAGTTACGGAATGTTTCGGTAGGTTCTGTTAGGTTGCCGCTTATTCCTCCGACCGAAGAGGAAGCGGAATTTATTAAGAAGTTATTTGCCCGCTAATCGGGAAGAATGAATTTTAAATGTTAAATGAATACGGGGAGTACGCTTGTTAAAGGCAGCCGGGAGTAAAGAAGCCGGAGGATTTTATAGCCTTGAAAAGGTACTCCGGCATGAGGGCGTTCTTATAGGGCGCCCTTTTTGCTGTGCCTTTTAACCATGTATCAAGATAATTGAACAGGGAGTAATGGTTTTAGACGGCAGTGGGAAACCTATGCGCAACGAACAGGATGACTTGTTTTTTCTTATTTTAATCATGTATAATGAGGTCAAGTGACTGGGTGCGGTATTCTTTTGAAAATTAAATAAATAAATCAAGGTACGACGTCCAACTACCATAGGAGGTTTAGATTCATTTGTCTAAAAAAACAAACAACGATAAATTGATGATTTTCGCTTTGGGCGGCGTCGGTGAAATCGGGAAAAATATGTATGTCGTTCAATACGGCAATGACATTGTCGTGGTGGATTCGGGTCTGAAATTCCCGGAAGAGGACATGCTTGGCATTGATATCGTTATTCCTGATATTTCCTACCTTACGGAGAACCGCGACAAGGTAAGAGGCATTGTGCTGACTCATGGTCATGAGGACCATATCGGCGGTTTGCCTTACGTGCTGAAACATTTGAATGTACCGGTATACGGTACCAAATTGACGTTGGGGCTGGTGGAAAACAAGCTGAAGGAAGCGAATCTGCTTGGCGAAACCAAACGTATTTTGATCAATGCTGATTCCGAAATCAAGCTGGGTTCCACACTGAAAGCAACATTCTTCAGAACAAACCACAGTATTCCGGATTCTGTAGGTGTATGCATTGATACTCCTGAAGGTGCTGTTGTTCATACAGGTGACTTCAAGTTTGATCATACTCCGGTAAACGGACAATATGCAGATTTGCAGCGTATGGCTGAAATCGGCACACGTGGCGTACTGGCTCTTTTGTCAGACAGTACCAATGCGGAAAAACCAGGCTTTACTCCATCGGAAAAAAGCGTCGGCATCGTGCTGGAAGACATTTTCCGTAAGTCGAAACAACGTGTAGTTGTAGCTACTTTTGCTTCCAACGTACACCGTATTCAGCAGGTTATTAATGCTGCTGAATCGACAGGACGCAAAGTGACGGTTATCGGTCGCAGTATGGTTAATGTCGTAGGGATTGCTTCCGATTTAGGCTATTTGGAAATTCCGGATGGAATGCTGATCGAGCCTGAGGAAGTTGGCAAAATGTCAGCGGATCGCGTAGTTATTCTCTGCACAGGTAGCCAAGGCGAGCCTATGTCTGCTCTAACAAGAATGGCGCGTTCCACACATCGTAAGGTGGATATTCTTCCGGGAGATTCGGTTATCATCGCAGCTACACCGGTACCGGGTAATGAAAAATATGTCGGTCGCACGATTGATGAACTGTTCCGTTTAGGTGCCAATGTTTATTACAGCGCAGCTAATCCGGGAATTCACGTTTCCGGACACGGAAGCCAAGAAGAACTCAAACTGATGCTGAATCTGATGAAACCTAAATTCTTCTTGCCAATTCATGGTGAGTTCAGAATGCAACGTCGTCATGCCCTCCTTGCCGAATCGGTGGGTGTAGAGCCGGACAACATTTTCATCACAGATATCGGTGAAGTTATTGAAATTCAGAACGGCGGAGCACGCAGAGCTGGTAAGGTTACAGCGGGCAACGTGTTAATCGACGGACTGGGTGTAGGAGATGTAGGGAATATCGTATTACGCGACCGCAAATTGCTGTCACAGGACGGTATTTTGGTTGTTGTTGTCACCCTGAGCAA carries:
- a CDS encoding ribonuclease J, translating into MSKKTNNDKLMIFALGGVGEIGKNMYVVQYGNDIVVVDSGLKFPEEDMLGIDIVIPDISYLTENRDKVRGIVLTHGHEDHIGGLPYVLKHLNVPVYGTKLTLGLVENKLKEANLLGETKRILINADSEIKLGSTLKATFFRTNHSIPDSVGVCIDTPEGAVVHTGDFKFDHTPVNGQYADLQRMAEIGTRGVLALLSDSTNAEKPGFTPSEKSVGIVLEDIFRKSKQRVVVATFASNVHRIQQVINAAESTGRKVTVIGRSMVNVVGIASDLGYLEIPDGMLIEPEEVGKMSADRVVILCTGSQGEPMSALTRMARSTHRKVDILPGDSVIIAATPVPGNEKYVGRTIDELFRLGANVYYSAANPGIHVSGHGSQEELKLMLNLMKPKFFLPIHGEFRMQRRHALLAESVGVEPDNIFITDIGEVIEIQNGGARRAGKVTAGNVLIDGLGVGDVGNIVLRDRKLLSQDGILVVVVTLSKQDGTIKSGPDIISRGFVYVRESEGLLDEANRIVSSTLHKLMSENVNEWASLKTNVKDALGRFLYEQTRRRPMILPIIMEV
- a CDS encoding aspartate-semialdehyde dehydrogenase, coding for MSNRKFNVAVVGATGAVGEQIVNLLEKRDFPVDKIKFLSSPRSAGTLISFKGQQIPVEIATPDSFEGIDIALFSAGGDVSKELAPHAVRHGAVCIDNTNAFRMDPTAPLVVPEVNSDKIAKHQGIIANPNCSTIQMVAALKPLYDQYGISRIIVSTYQAVSGAGSRAIDELNRQSAAILNGEEVQPDLLPVGSLPVKHQIAFNAIPQIDKFQDNGYTLEEMKMVLETKKILDDESVDVTATCVRIPVVYGHSESVYVELKKDYDLEEIRNLLASAPGVTLVDNPAAQLYPLASEAAGKPDVFVGRVRRDLGNSRGLNLWVVSDNLLKGAAWNAVQIAEIIAANAE
- a CDS encoding dipicolinate synthase subunit B, which translates into the protein MSWQGKTVGYAITGSHCTFEEVMPVIQRFVDEGAKVVPIISNTVLTTDTRFGTSQSWQKQLKDITGNDIISTIVEAEPLGPSQILDVLVIAPLTGNSMSKLANAMTDSPVLMAAKAQLRNGRPLLLAISTNDGLGLNAANIAKLLVAKNIFFVPFGQDNPVKKPNSLVADMELIPEAAYAAMQGKQLQPMIVERKTP
- the dapG gene encoding aspartate kinase: MSILVQKFGGTSLSTPEARQLVLGHVKRELEQHFQLVVVVSAMGRKGEPYATDTLLEWAASNGDSLPKRERDLLLCCGEIISAATLCSLMENEGIPATVLTGAQAGFITDDQYGNARILDIKPDRIVEELNQGRVVIVTGFQGQTVSGDMTTLGRGGSDTSATALGAALQADMVDIYTDVNGILTADPRIVENAKPLAHVSYTEICNMAHQGAKVIHPRAVEIAMQANIPVRVRSTFSEGEGTLVTHPEGFKDVQADIVDRFVTGIAYVGNVTQITVELKPGSEHLQLQVFKSMAEHGISVDFINVTPSGAVYTVFDADGSKAVEVLNGLGLEPKILAGCAKVSVIGGGINGVPGIMATIVEALAESDVQILQSADSNTTIWVLVKKEDMVQAVRALHNKFELHQ
- the dapA gene encoding 4-hydroxy-tetrahydrodipicolinate synthase; this translates as MVNFGRLITAMVTPFDQQGEINWTALSSLIDYLIEEQHSESLVVSGTTGESPTLSDDEKIKLFAFTVEKAAGRCKIIAGTGSNNTRHSIHLTRAAEQAGVDGILLVVPYYNKPNQEGMYQHFESIANSTSLPVILYNVPSRTAASLTVETTLRLAQISNIVGTKECASLAQVTQIAAAAPEGFFIYSGDDASGLPAMAVGAYGIISVASHVVGAEMKQMIDALVGGHAQQAAKLHQQLFPVFKGLFGCPHPLPNPVAVKYALELRNVSVGSVRLPLIPPTEEEAEFIKKLFAR
- the dpsA gene encoding dipicolinate synthase subunit DpsA, which produces MLTGIRIVVLGGDARQLEVIRKCVDMDATVSVVGFDQLEEPLRGASRDSLSVKLLESADALVLPVVGCDEGGNVNALFGSQKLQFLNEHAAALPPHCVVYTGMARTYLKEICSRHDLKLVELLERDDVAIYNSIPTAEGALMMAIQHTDFTIHGANCMVLGMGRTGFTMARALQGLGARVKVGVRRAEDAARAVEMGWKPFMTRDLADETQGVDLIFNTIPSMIITAQILSKLPQATVIIDLASAPGGCDFRFAEKRGITAMLAPGLPGIVAPKTAGAIIANTLVQLLMEDNPDRGDA